A window of the Oryza brachyantha chromosome 5, ObraRS2, whole genome shotgun sequence genome harbors these coding sequences:
- the LOC102700339 gene encoding thioredoxin H5-like isoform X1, translating into MGCCGSSTVDAEDHLDYSAGNVTVVTDQKCWDSKMKEVDELGKTVVVKFSATWCSPCRNAAPLYAELSLKHPEIVFVSVDVDEMPELVTQFDIRATPTFIFMKDKEEIDKLVGGNHGDLTDKFEQFNRPKLYDDV; encoded by the exons ATGGGTTGCTGTGGCAGC AGCACTGTAGACGCCGAGGACCATCTGGACTACAGTGCCGGGAATGTGACTGTG GTAACTGATCAAAAGTGCTGGGATAGCAAAATGAAAGAAGTAGATGAACTTGGCAAAACA GTTGTGGTAAAATTCAGCGCGACTTGGTGTAGCCCGTGCAGGAATGCTGCTCCTTTATACGCTGAACTCTCACTGAAGCATCCTGAAATTGTTTTCGTGTCCGTGGATGTGGACGAAATGCCG GAGCTGGTCACGCAATTCGACATACGTGCAACCCCAACATTCATTTTCATGAAAGACAAGGAGGAGATTGACAAGCTTGTTGGAGGCAACCATGGAGATCTTACAGACAAGTTCGAACAGTTCAACCGGCCAAAGCTGTATGACGATGTATGA
- the LOC102700622 gene encoding probable inactive receptor kinase At5g58300, whose protein sequence is MQHLILITFLSASFFFLHIPCARGADLNSDRQALLTFAASLPHGRKLNWTLTTQVCTSWVGVTCTTDGKRVRELRLPAVGLFGPIPSDILGKLDALQVLSLRSNRLTVSLPPDVASIPSLHSLYLQHNNLSGIIPTSLSSNLTFLDLSYNSFDGQIPLKVQNITQLTALFLQNNSLSGPIPDLHLPNLRHLNLSNNNLSGPIPPSLQNFPASSFLGNAFLCGLPLEPCPGTTPSPSPMSPLPQKPKKSFWKRLSLGVIIAIAAGGGLLLLILIVALLVCIFKRKKDGEPGIASFSSKGKSSAGGRAEKSKQEYSSSGIQEAERNKLIFFNGNSYNFDLEDLLRASAEVLGKGSYGTTYKAVLEDGTTVVVKRLKEVVAGKREFEQQMEIIGRVGQHQNTVQLRAYYYSKDEKLLVYDYITPGSLCAALHGNRTAGRTSLDWVTRVKISLEAARGIAHLHAEGGGKFIHGNIKSSNILLSQGLSACISEFGLAQLMAIPHIPARLIGYRAPEVLETKRATQKSDVYSFGVLLLEMLTGKAPLRSPGRDDSIEHLPRWVQSVVREEWTSEVFDADLLRQPNSEDEMVQMLQLAMACVAILPDQRPRMDEVVKRIEEIRNSSSGTRSSPEDKPREEAIQIT, encoded by the exons ATGCAGCACCTTATTCTCATAACCTTTCTTTctgcttcctttttctttcttcacaTACCTTGTGCCAGAGGTGCTGACCTGAACTCCGACAGGCAGGCCCTTCTCACATTTGCTGCATCCCTTCCCCATGGTCGAAAACTCAACTGGACTCTCACGACTCAAGTCTGCACATCGTGGGTCGGGGTTACGTGCACAACAGATGGGAAGCGCGTACGTGAATTGCGTCTGCCTGCAGTAGGACTCTTTGGTCCTATCCCCTCAGACATACTTGGCAAGCTTGACGCACTACAGGTGTTGAGCCTTAGATCCAATCGTCTCACTGTTAGCCTCCCACCTGATGTAGCATCCATTCCTTCCCTGCATTCTCTTTACCTTCAACACAACAACTTGTCTGGAATTATACCAACTTCACTATCTTCCAATCTAACATTCCTAGACCTGTCATACAACTCTTTCGATGGACAAATCCCATTGAAAGTGCAGAATATCACTCAACTTACTGCATTGTTTCTCCAGAATAACTCTCTTTCTGGACCGATTCCTGACCTCCACCTCCCCAATTTGagacatttaaatttaagcaaCAACAACCTGAGTGGGCCCATACCACCTTCCCTGCAGAATTTCCCAGCCAGTTCATTCTTGGGGAATGCTTTTCTCTGTGGACTGCCATTGGAACCATGTCCGGGAACAACACCTTCTCCCTCTCCGATGTCACCATTGCCCCAAAAGCCCAAGAAAAGCTTCTGGAAAAGGCTTAGCCTTGGTGTCATAATTGCAATAGCTGCTGGAGGAGGGTTATTACTCCTGATTTTGATTGTTGCGCTCTTGGTATGCAtcttcaaaagaaagaaagatggCGAGCCTGGCATAGCTTCATTTTCATCCAAAGGGAAGTCTTCTGCAGGTGGAAGAGCTGAAAAATCAAAGCAAGAGTACAGCAGTAGTGGTATTCAAGAAGCAGAGAGGAATAAATTGATATTCTTCAATGGCAATTCGTATAATTTTGACCTGGAGGATCTGTTGAGGGCCTCAGCCGAAGTCCTTGGGAAAGGAAGTTACGGGACTACTTATAAAGCTGTTCTTGAGGATGGCACGACAGTGGTGGTTAAGAGACTGAAGGAGGTGGTCGCAGGAAAGAGGGAGTTTGAACAGCAAATGGAGATAATTGGCAGGGTTGGCCAGCACCAAAATACTGTTCAATTGCGCGCTTACTATTACTCCAAGGATGAGAAGCTTTTGGTGTATGACTATATCACACCTGGTAGCCTTTGTGCTGCTTTGCATG ggaaTAGAACTGCTGGAAGAACTTCATTGGATTGGGTAACTAGAGTAAAGATATCCCTGGAAGCTGCACGCGGGATTGCTCATCTTCATGCTGAGGGGGGTGGAAAGTTCATCCATGGAAATATCAAGTCAAGTAACATTCTTCTCTCGCAGGGACTCAGTGCTTGTATCTCCGAGTTTGGTCTTGCGCAGCTCATGGCCATCCCTCATATTCCTGCACGGCTCATTGGATACCGTGCACCGGAGGTCCTTGAGACTAAAAGAGCAACACAGAAATCCGATGTCTACAGTTTTGGTGTGCTACTCCTTGAGATGCTAACGGGAAAAGCCCCTCTTAGATCTCCGGGGCGCGACGATTCCATTGAACACCTCCCCAGATGGGTGCAATCTGTGGTCCGAGAAGAATGGACCTCCGAGGTTTTCGATGCCGACTTGTTAAGGCAACCGAACAGTGAGGACGAGATGGTTCAGATGCTCCAGCTTGCCATGGCATGCGTTGCAATTCTTCCTGACCAGCGACCTCGGATGGATGAGGTGGTCAAGAGGATTGAGGAGATCAGGAACTCCTCCTCGGGGACCAGGTCGTCCCCTGAGGACAAGCCAAGGGAGGAAGCCATCCAGATCACCTGA
- the LOC102700339 gene encoding thioredoxin H5-like isoform X2 yields the protein MGCCGSSTVDAEDHLDYSAGNVTVVTDQKCWDSKMKEVDELGKTVVVKFSATWCSPCRNAAPLYAELSLKHPEIVFVSVDVDEMPELVTQFDIRATPTFIFMKDKEEIDKLVGGNHGDLTDKFEQFNRPKLYDDV from the exons ATGGGTTGCTGTGGCAGC AGCACTGTAGACGCCGAGGACCATCTGGACTACAGTGCCGGGAATGTGACTGTGGTAACTGATCAAAAGTGCTGGGATAGCAAAATGAAAGAAGTAGATGAACTTGGCAAAACA GTTGTGGTAAAATTCAGCGCGACTTGGTGTAGCCCGTGCAGGAATGCTGCTCCTTTATACGCTGAACTCTCACTGAAGCATCCTGAAATTGTTTTCGTGTCCGTGGATGTGGACGAAATGCCG GAGCTGGTCACGCAATTCGACATACGTGCAACCCCAACATTCATTTTCATGAAAGACAAGGAGGAGATTGACAAGCTTGTTGGAGGCAACCATGGAGATCTTACAGACAAGTTCGAACAGTTCAACCGGCCAAAGCTGTATGACGATGTATGA